Proteins co-encoded in one Gracilimonas sp. genomic window:
- a CDS encoding UvrD-helicase domain-containing protein, translating to MKTFSLPSEEPKGRPDFLSGLNKQQKQAVTHTDGPLLIVAGAGSGKTRVLTYRIAYLLQQYKAAPEQILALTFTNKAAREMKERIQNLIGDKAKKLWMGTFHSIFSKILRFEADKIGYGADFTIYDTNDSQTVIKQILQELNFDPKEIKPKTIHNKISDSKNQLIEADTYQDRFVSSTLDDITARVYKIYNKRLKQSNAMDFDDLLVKPIQLFEEHPDILEKYQDRFKYILIDEYQDTNHAQYKVTKLLAAKYENICVVGDDAQSIYSFRGADISNILNFKEDYEDATQVPLEQNYRSTKAILQCADSIIKQNTKQLDKTLWTDQDYGERITVLENFDERDEANRVASHIQNLKMKHGYKNNDFAILYRTNYQSRVFEEALRRKDLAYQLVGGLSFYQRKEIKDVLAYLTLLVNPHDETNLLRIINEPSRGIGNKSIQDLIKQAREESSSIWNIIQNIEELDVYKPAKARVREFVDMINRLRSNLEGGESISDTVKAMLEQSGYMRALVEENSHESMMRRDNIIELQNAISYYEKGKEKPSLSAFLQEISLITDTDKFDEDKPAITLMTVHASKGLEFPCVFIVGLEENLFPMGARDNFDVDIEEERRLFYVAITRAEERLYFSHCRSRFKFGEEMRQSRSRFLDEVDAGVVQTETGATISQKKDRFENKSSGDSGRDMDYDWKQAHTKKTYKSPSATIHYDYEDGEDPFQVGTKVIHSKFGPGKIISRSGLGTDAKVVVFFKNRGQKKLMLRAAPLQVID from the coding sequence ATGAAAACATTTTCACTTCCATCTGAGGAGCCTAAAGGACGTCCTGATTTTCTATCCGGGCTGAACAAGCAGCAGAAACAGGCTGTAACCCACACCGATGGCCCACTACTTATTGTGGCCGGTGCAGGCTCCGGAAAAACCCGGGTTTTGACCTATCGAATTGCTTACCTGCTGCAGCAGTATAAAGCAGCACCCGAGCAAATACTTGCTTTAACCTTTACCAATAAGGCAGCCCGGGAAATGAAGGAGCGTATTCAGAACCTGATCGGCGATAAAGCCAAAAAACTCTGGATGGGTACCTTCCACTCTATCTTCTCAAAAATTCTGCGCTTTGAAGCCGATAAAATTGGCTATGGCGCGGACTTTACCATTTACGATACCAATGATTCACAGACGGTAATCAAACAGATTCTGCAGGAGCTGAATTTTGATCCCAAAGAGATCAAACCCAAAACCATCCATAATAAAATCAGTGACTCTAAGAATCAGCTGATTGAAGCCGATACTTACCAGGATCGTTTTGTGAGCAGTACGCTGGATGATATTACAGCGCGGGTGTACAAAATTTATAACAAGCGGCTGAAGCAGAGTAACGCCATGGATTTTGACGACCTGCTGGTGAAACCGATCCAACTGTTTGAAGAGCATCCGGACATTCTGGAAAAGTACCAGGACCGTTTTAAGTATATTCTGATTGATGAGTACCAGGATACCAACCACGCTCAGTATAAAGTAACCAAGTTATTAGCCGCCAAGTACGAAAATATTTGTGTGGTTGGTGATGATGCCCAAAGTATTTATTCCTTCCGCGGAGCAGATATTTCGAACATACTGAATTTTAAGGAGGATTATGAAGATGCGACACAGGTGCCGCTGGAGCAAAACTATCGCTCCACAAAAGCCATCCTGCAGTGTGCCGATTCCATCATCAAACAAAATACCAAGCAGCTCGATAAGACCCTGTGGACCGATCAGGATTACGGCGAACGCATCACCGTTCTGGAAAACTTTGACGAGCGGGATGAAGCCAATCGCGTAGCCAGTCACATTCAAAACCTGAAGATGAAGCATGGCTACAAAAACAACGATTTTGCCATTCTCTACCGCACAAACTACCAATCGCGTGTATTTGAGGAAGCCCTGAGGCGCAAGGATTTGGCTTATCAATTGGTGGGCGGACTCTCCTTCTACCAGCGTAAAGAAATTAAAGACGTGCTGGCTTATCTCACCCTGTTGGTCAACCCCCATGATGAAACCAACCTTTTGCGGATTATCAACGAACCTTCACGGGGAATTGGGAATAAATCCATACAGGATTTAATCAAGCAGGCGCGGGAAGAGAGCAGTTCCATCTGGAATATCATCCAGAACATTGAAGAGCTGGATGTCTATAAACCGGCCAAAGCACGGGTACGTGAATTTGTAGATATGATCAACCGCTTGCGAAGTAACCTTGAGGGCGGCGAGAGCATTTCGGATACGGTGAAAGCCATGCTGGAGCAATCCGGTTACATGCGTGCATTGGTTGAGGAAAACTCCCATGAATCGATGATGCGCAGGGATAACATCATAGAGCTTCAAAATGCGATCTCTTATTACGAAAAAGGAAAAGAGAAACCATCCCTGAGTGCTTTTTTACAGGAAATTAGCCTCATTACCGATACTGATAAGTTCGACGAAGACAAACCGGCTATTACTCTGATGACGGTTCATGCTTCCAAAGGACTCGAATTTCCCTGTGTATTTATTGTTGGGCTTGAAGAGAATCTGTTCCCCATGGGTGCCCGGGATAATTTTGATGTGGACATCGAAGAAGAACGCCGCCTGTTTTATGTAGCTATTACCAGAGCCGAGGAACGGTTGTATTTCAGCCATTGCAGGAGCCGGTTCAAGTTTGGAGAAGAAATGCGCCAGTCGCGTTCCCGATTTCTGGACGAAGTGGATGCCGGCGTTGTTCAAACCGAAACCGGGGCAACGATTTCTCAAAAGAAAGACCGGTTTGAGAATAAATCCTCCGGTGATTCCGGCAGGGATATGGACTACGATTGGAAGCAAGCCCACACCAAAAAAACCTACAAGTCTCCCTCGGCTACCATTCATTATGACTACGAAGACGGGGAAGATCCATTCCAGGTTGGCACTAAAGTGATTCACTCTAAGTTCGGGCCCGGTAAAATCATTTCCAGGTCAGGATTAGGAACAGATGCCAAAGTTGTTGTATTTTTCAAAAACAGAGGACAAAAAAAGTTAATGTTGAGGGCAGCTCCTCTACAGGTAATTGATTAG
- the rsmB gene encoding 16S rRNA (cytosine(967)-C(5))-methyltransferase RsmB — METELSERSVSVDILINFDENQRLDYNLADELETRERAQVREYVQNIMRKRSYLDFLIDEFSSVSVAEMKPGLKNILRLAIYDMLFMDSTPDYAAINEAVEIAKMKLGSKTGDLVNAIMRNLQRDREKLPKPAFKDRNKLVATTFSHPEWMVERWRKRFGEREAFQLMQANNSRPHYYVRVNTLRTKPENFELRIEKMDVVAKPSDWLPYYYQVESVQPFIEKGLLSKGICLVQDIAAGFAPTVLDPQPGEKVFDLCAAPGTKSIMMADLMQAEGEILSVDISSERLEKLAESALNYGAENIKIRRGDVLEVSLGLADAVLLDAPCTGTGVLSKRADLRWRRDEEGLKNAVELQEQLLEEAANMVKRGGRLVYSTCSLEPEENMEQITKFLEKYDNFELEPLEDYLPEEVLAEEGKAYQTFPHKHGCDGHFGVLLKRVK, encoded by the coding sequence TTGGAAACTGAATTATCAGAACGCTCGGTAAGTGTAGACATTCTCATAAACTTCGATGAAAATCAGAGGCTGGATTATAACCTGGCTGATGAGCTTGAAACAAGAGAACGGGCTCAGGTCAGGGAATACGTGCAGAATATCATGCGTAAACGAAGCTACCTCGATTTTTTGATCGATGAATTCTCAAGCGTTTCCGTGGCTGAAATGAAGCCGGGCTTGAAGAATATCCTGCGCCTCGCCATTTATGATATGCTGTTTATGGACAGCACCCCGGATTATGCTGCCATTAACGAAGCGGTTGAAATAGCCAAAATGAAACTCGGTTCTAAAACCGGAGATTTGGTAAATGCTATTATGAGAAACCTGCAGCGTGATCGCGAAAAGTTGCCCAAGCCGGCGTTTAAAGATCGTAACAAACTGGTAGCCACTACTTTCTCTCATCCCGAATGGATGGTGGAGCGTTGGAGAAAGCGTTTTGGAGAGCGTGAAGCCTTCCAGCTGATGCAGGCCAACAACTCCCGCCCACATTATTATGTACGTGTGAATACGCTGCGAACCAAGCCGGAAAATTTTGAGCTGCGCATCGAGAAAATGGATGTGGTAGCCAAACCAAGCGACTGGCTTCCGTATTACTACCAGGTAGAATCGGTCCAGCCTTTTATTGAAAAAGGATTGTTGAGCAAAGGCATTTGCCTGGTACAGGATATTGCCGCCGGCTTCGCCCCTACTGTGTTAGACCCTCAGCCGGGCGAGAAAGTATTTGACCTCTGCGCAGCACCGGGAACTAAATCCATCATGATGGCCGACCTGATGCAGGCCGAAGGCGAAATTCTTTCCGTAGATATTTCTTCCGAGCGGTTGGAAAAGCTGGCTGAAAGTGCCCTTAATTACGGAGCCGAGAATATTAAAATCCGCCGTGGTGATGTACTTGAAGTTTCCCTTGGGTTGGCAGATGCCGTACTCCTGGATGCGCCATGTACAGGAACCGGAGTATTAAGCAAGCGCGCTGACCTTCGCTGGAGACGTGATGAAGAAGGATTGAAAAATGCAGTTGAGCTACAGGAACAATTACTGGAAGAAGCCGCCAACATGGTTAAGCGAGGCGGACGTTTGGTGTACAGCACCTGCTCACTGGAGCCGGAAGAGAATATGGAACAAATCACCAAGTTCCTTGAGAAGTACGATAACTTTGAACTTGAACCTCTGGAAGATTACCTGCCGGAAGAAGTGTTGGCTGAAGAAGGCAAAGCCTACCAAACATTCCCGCACAAGCACGGCTGTGACGGACACTTTGGCGTGCTCCTGAAACGAGTTAAATAA
- a CDS encoding DUF5723 family protein: MLAQPVITPRNMALGGGGSTYITDYNANFYNPANLMIRDREGDFSIGVGIGGFFFNPFESFDDPILQYENARDYLSAYESGNRASFSSNRDEILDENYRRNATLSDNTTRYDATVLGMKWKRENRSFSVALRTRTSSNFRAGKGWYVNEFQEDRDGNTVLDRSLIHRYQTLHELSFGYAESFPFLTGLTPRLDNFVIGIAPKIVVSGNYQNAAWENVYQQQGNSVQRIESFSYDATGEFSASTGAYFNGSNIQTANTQSFNNNYFTFDGIGAGLDIGVTYLLTLGSDLSAIRPDQQPTRKSLRLSFSMTDIGFVSYNNDELTISMDTDTTMGAAVPSNVSNEMFTGTRGQYISFIEQYGEDNPFTGTNRSRASFSTLLPMAVHGGALLEINRLKLMGDISIGLTNNAFNSTKIISSVGVEIRPLKFLPLRGGVQFKAAQPNFLSLGTAIETKKWDFSVAALLTPNSLTNQPTITGVSVATLQFHF; encoded by the coding sequence GTGCTTGCACAGCCTGTTATTACTCCAAGAAATATGGCTCTTGGAGGTGGCGGAAGTACCTATATCACCGACTATAATGCCAATTTCTACAATCCAGCGAACCTCATGATTCGTGATCGTGAAGGTGATTTTTCAATCGGGGTTGGAATCGGCGGTTTTTTCTTTAATCCCTTTGAGAGTTTTGACGATCCGATTTTACAGTATGAGAACGCACGGGATTATTTATCAGCTTATGAGTCCGGTAATCGAGCTTCTTTCAGTTCAAACCGGGATGAAATTCTGGACGAGAATTATCGCCGTAATGCTACCCTTTCCGACAATACCACCCGCTACGATGCAACGGTATTGGGTATGAAGTGGAAACGGGAAAATCGCTCATTTTCTGTTGCCCTCCGAACACGTACTTCTTCGAATTTCAGAGCCGGAAAAGGATGGTATGTCAACGAATTTCAGGAAGACCGGGACGGTAATACTGTACTTGACCGAAGCCTGATCCACCGGTACCAAACGCTTCATGAACTCTCCTTTGGGTATGCGGAATCGTTTCCTTTTCTAACGGGATTAACCCCGCGGCTTGATAATTTTGTTATCGGAATAGCACCAAAAATCGTGGTTAGCGGTAACTACCAAAATGCTGCATGGGAGAATGTCTATCAGCAGCAGGGTAATTCCGTGCAAAGAATTGAATCCTTTTCTTATGATGCCACCGGAGAATTTTCAGCATCTACCGGGGCTTATTTTAACGGCAGTAACATACAAACTGCCAATACACAGTCATTCAATAATAACTATTTCACATTTGATGGAATCGGGGCCGGACTGGATATCGGCGTTACCTACCTCCTCACTCTGGGTAGTGACCTATCCGCCATTCGACCGGATCAACAGCCCACCCGAAAATCGCTTCGGCTTTCGTTTTCGATGACCGACATCGGGTTCGTTTCCTATAACAACGATGAGCTTACCATTTCGATGGATACCGACACCACGATGGGAGCTGCGGTTCCATCTAACGTAAGTAACGAAATGTTTACCGGCACCCGAGGGCAATACATCTCGTTTATAGAGCAATATGGAGAAGACAATCCATTCACAGGAACCAACCGAAGCCGAGCTTCTTTTTCTACGCTTTTGCCGATGGCGGTTCACGGAGGAGCTTTACTTGAAATTAACAGGCTGAAACTGATGGGTGACATCAGTATTGGCCTGACAAATAATGCTTTCAATTCAACCAAAATAATTTCTTCTGTGGGGGTTGAAATTCGACCTTTGAAGTTCTTGCCACTACGGGGAGGGGTTCAGTTTAAAGCTGCACAACCCAATTTTCTTAGCCTTGGAACCGCTATTGAAACCAAGAAATGGGATTTTTCTGTGGCCGCCCTGTTAACTCCCAATTCCCTCACCAATCAACCCACAATAACCGGGGTTTCGGTAGCTACCCTTCAGTTCCACTTTTAA
- a CDS encoding mucoidy inhibitor MuiA family protein, with protein MNTLLFVLFLFVNAFPPTDSLLTTSQIDEVTVYRQQAQIQRKATLNLKAGKNIVVFEQLTPSMNQNSIQLKADGQFTVLSITQRYNYFKSQQRNPQVLQLEQRRDSLQQEVTFLESDLNVIQREMRLLESTTSDVQNHELTAAELTQFLDLYRSRASKLERERISLSKKLNTERAELNKIIAQIRELSGSQRNRFSEVIAEVNSEQAQTLTFTLSYLVRSAGWSPSYDIRSQSVSEPLLINYKAKVFQNTGIDWDDVSLTINSGNPSAGATLPNISPTYVDFVQAYPQPAKQSMMDELVVTGYAESDAAKRAEVAMEAQLPSVDFTQNQTSFSYKINTPYTVPSDGKAHNVEIKRAETTTDYSYSTIPKHAQHAYLIGNISDWDDLNLIAGEANIYFENSFIGTTRINPNSFDDTLSVSLGRDEGIIVDRNKLRDFEERNFFGNRVREKHAWEINIRNTKSESITITVKDQLPISGNEDIKVNANRLSGGNLDKETGIVTWTLTLSPNSSESLRFDYQIEYPSDQRISY; from the coding sequence ATGAACACCCTCCTATTTGTGCTCTTCCTTTTTGTGAATGCATTCCCGCCTACCGACTCCCTGCTTACCACCTCTCAAATTGATGAAGTAACCGTTTACAGACAACAAGCACAGATTCAGCGAAAGGCCACCCTCAATTTAAAGGCCGGAAAAAATATCGTTGTATTTGAGCAGCTCACCCCTTCTATGAATCAAAACAGCATTCAGCTTAAAGCGGATGGACAGTTCACGGTTCTATCCATAACGCAAAGGTATAACTATTTTAAATCTCAGCAACGAAATCCACAGGTCTTACAACTTGAACAACGAAGAGACTCTCTTCAGCAGGAAGTTACTTTCCTGGAATCGGACCTGAATGTGATACAACGGGAAATGAGATTATTGGAAAGCACCACCTCAGATGTGCAGAATCATGAGTTGACAGCTGCTGAACTCACCCAATTTCTTGATCTTTACCGGAGCCGGGCATCGAAACTTGAGCGAGAGAGAATCTCCCTTTCCAAAAAACTCAATACCGAAAGGGCCGAACTGAATAAAATCATCGCTCAGATACGGGAGTTGAGCGGGAGTCAACGTAATCGGTTTTCTGAGGTAATTGCTGAAGTGAATTCGGAACAGGCTCAAACCTTAACCTTTACTCTTAGTTATCTGGTCAGGTCTGCCGGGTGGTCACCTTCTTATGATATCCGTTCGCAGAGTGTTTCGGAACCATTACTCATCAATTACAAAGCAAAAGTATTTCAGAATACGGGTATCGATTGGGATGATGTGAGTCTTACTATCAATTCAGGAAATCCATCAGCCGGTGCCACATTACCAAATATTTCTCCAACCTATGTCGATTTTGTTCAGGCCTATCCTCAACCTGCCAAACAGAGTATGATGGATGAATTAGTTGTTACGGGATATGCAGAATCTGATGCTGCCAAGCGAGCTGAGGTAGCTATGGAGGCTCAGTTACCAAGCGTTGACTTCACCCAAAACCAAACATCATTCAGCTATAAAATTAACACTCCATACACTGTTCCGTCAGACGGGAAAGCCCATAATGTTGAAATTAAGCGAGCAGAAACAACTACGGATTACAGCTATTCAACCATCCCGAAGCACGCGCAACATGCCTACCTGATCGGGAATATATCGGACTGGGATGATTTGAATCTGATTGCCGGAGAAGCCAACATCTATTTCGAAAACAGTTTTATCGGTACAACCCGAATAAACCCCAATTCATTTGATGACACCTTGTCGGTTTCACTTGGCCGTGATGAAGGAATTATTGTGGATCGTAATAAGCTTCGGGATTTTGAAGAACGAAATTTCTTCGGAAACAGAGTCAGGGAAAAACATGCCTGGGAAATTAACATCCGGAACACAAAGTCCGAATCTATTACGATAACGGTAAAAGATCAGCTTCCGATTTCCGGAAACGAAGACATAAAGGTGAACGCAAACCGGCTTAGCGGAGGAAATCTGGACAAAGAAACAGGTATTGTAACCTGGACCTTAACCCTTTCCCCAAACAGTTCCGAATCGTTGAGATTTGACTATCAGATCGAGTATCCGTCCGATCAAAGGATTAGCTACTAA
- a CDS encoding valine--tRNA ligase, whose protein sequence is MSKEIPAQYDASKVEDKWYAYWMENNYFHSEPDDRESFTVVIPPPNVTGVLHMGHMLNNTIQDVLVRRARMQGYNACWVPGTDHASIATEAKVVRKLRSKGITKKDLTRDEFLEHAWEWTHEHGGIILEQLKKLGASCDWDRTAFTMDEDYSESVIDVFIDLHEKGKIYRGERMINWDPAAQTTLSDEEVIHKEVDSKLYHVRYKIVGEDEFVTIATTRPETILGDTAVCVNPDDERYTHLHGKKVMVPLVNREIPVIQDDYVDMEFGTGCLKITPAHDVNDYEIGQKHNLETIDVLNADGSMSEAAQLYIGEDRFAVRKKIANDLEEAGHLVEVENYKNKVGFSERTDVPIEPRLSLQWWVDMDQLSKPALDNVMDDTVEFHPAKFKNSYRHWMENIRDWNISRQLWWGHRIPVFYYGEGHDDYVVAKSMDEALPKAQEKSGNKDLKASDLKQDEDVLDTWFSSWLWPISVFDSDYIRTGKANKELQYYYPTKDLVTAPEIMFLWVARMIVSGYEYMDDKPFDNVYYTGIVRDKKGRKMSKSLGNSPDPLELIKKYGADGIRMGMLFATPAGNDLPFDEKLCEQGRNFCNKIWNAFRFLTMNMEDGEKYEPTLEINKDDISDRWMAARIQQTIQEVNKDFDNYKLNDALKKVYSLIWDDFCDWYIELAKPEVYGEKIPVDKLNTALGFFEQLMKLLHPFMPFISEEIYQHIQERGTEEALLISEWPKADDAKLNEDDLKLFGTLQQMVSSLRNIRSEVNVSPKEELDVLISTKEQSTAEALLENQLVLKKLESIQSLTISTQIDKPKVYSSSIVDGNELFVPLDGLVDFDKERERIQKEIDRLEGFLSGIEKKLANKGFINNAPENVVELEKKKKADTEDSLAKLREQLKDFEE, encoded by the coding sequence TTGAGTAAAGAAATTCCCGCACAATACGATGCCTCTAAAGTTGAGGATAAATGGTATGCCTACTGGATGGAAAACAACTATTTCCATTCTGAACCGGACGATCGAGAGTCTTTTACCGTAGTTATCCCCCCTCCCAATGTTACCGGTGTGCTCCATATGGGACACATGCTGAACAATACCATTCAGGATGTTTTGGTTCGTCGTGCACGCATGCAGGGTTACAACGCATGCTGGGTTCCCGGAACCGACCATGCCTCCATTGCCACTGAAGCAAAAGTAGTACGCAAACTACGTTCAAAGGGAATTACCAAAAAAGACCTGACGCGGGATGAATTTCTGGAGCATGCCTGGGAATGGACACATGAGCATGGCGGAATCATCCTTGAACAATTGAAGAAGTTGGGAGCCAGTTGCGACTGGGACCGTACCGCTTTTACCATGGATGAGGATTACTCAGAAAGTGTAATTGATGTATTTATCGATCTGCATGAGAAAGGTAAAATCTATCGTGGCGAACGAATGATTAACTGGGATCCGGCTGCCCAAACTACGCTAAGTGATGAAGAGGTCATCCACAAAGAAGTGGATTCCAAACTGTACCATGTTCGTTATAAGATTGTGGGCGAAGATGAGTTTGTAACCATCGCAACTACCCGGCCGGAAACCATCCTGGGAGATACCGCCGTTTGTGTGAACCCGGATGATGAACGCTACACGCATTTGCACGGGAAGAAGGTGATGGTGCCCTTGGTTAACCGTGAGATTCCTGTGATTCAGGATGATTATGTGGATATGGAATTCGGAACCGGTTGTCTGAAAATCACCCCTGCTCATGATGTTAATGACTATGAAATCGGACAAAAGCACAACCTTGAAACCATTGACGTACTGAATGCCGATGGCAGTATGAGCGAAGCGGCTCAGCTTTATATTGGAGAAGACCGGTTTGCGGTCAGAAAGAAAATTGCTAACGACCTTGAAGAAGCCGGTCACCTTGTAGAAGTGGAAAATTACAAAAACAAAGTAGGCTTCTCGGAGCGAACCGATGTACCCATTGAGCCTCGCCTGTCTCTGCAGTGGTGGGTGGATATGGATCAGCTCAGCAAGCCCGCTCTCGATAACGTGATGGACGACACGGTTGAATTCCACCCCGCTAAATTCAAGAATTCTTATCGCCACTGGATGGAAAACATCCGGGATTGGAATATAAGTCGTCAGCTTTGGTGGGGACACCGAATTCCCGTGTTTTATTACGGGGAAGGCCATGATGATTATGTAGTCGCTAAATCAATGGATGAAGCTCTTCCTAAAGCACAAGAGAAGTCAGGGAATAAAGACCTGAAAGCCTCTGATCTGAAGCAAGATGAAGACGTGCTGGATACCTGGTTCTCCTCCTGGCTATGGCCTATTTCTGTGTTTGATTCAGATTACATCCGAACCGGCAAGGCCAATAAAGAGCTTCAATATTACTATCCAACCAAAGATCTGGTTACTGCTCCTGAAATCATGTTTCTCTGGGTAGCTCGTATGATTGTTTCCGGGTATGAGTACATGGACGACAAACCGTTCGACAATGTGTATTACACCGGTATAGTTCGCGATAAGAAAGGTCGGAAGATGAGCAAGAGTCTCGGAAATTCCCCCGACCCGCTGGAACTCATTAAGAAATATGGAGCCGATGGAATCCGGATGGGAATGCTTTTTGCAACCCCGGCCGGTAACGACCTCCCTTTTGATGAAAAACTGTGCGAGCAAGGCCGCAATTTCTGTAATAAAATCTGGAATGCCTTCCGCTTTCTTACCATGAATATGGAAGATGGCGAGAAGTATGAGCCAACGCTGGAAATCAATAAAGATGACATATCTGACCGGTGGATGGCTGCGCGGATTCAGCAGACGATTCAGGAAGTCAATAAAGACTTTGATAACTACAAGCTGAATGATGCACTCAAGAAAGTATATTCCCTGATCTGGGATGATTTCTGTGACTGGTATATAGAATTGGCTAAGCCGGAAGTGTATGGAGAAAAAATCCCTGTTGATAAACTCAATACAGCGCTGGGGTTTTTTGAGCAGCTCATGAAGCTCCTCCACCCTTTCATGCCATTCATTAGTGAAGAGATTTACCAGCACATTCAGGAACGAGGTACGGAAGAAGCACTTCTTATTTCCGAATGGCCTAAAGCCGATGATGCTAAGTTAAACGAGGACGATCTCAAACTTTTTGGGACCTTGCAGCAGATGGTTTCTTCTCTGAGAAATATCCGTTCTGAAGTGAATGTTTCCCCGAAAGAAGAACTGGATGTTCTGATTAGTACAAAAGAACAATCCACCGCAGAAGCCCTTCTCGAAAACCAGCTTGTGCTGAAAAAGCTGGAAAGCATTCAGTCGCTAACCATTTCAACCCAAATTGACAAACCCAAAGTGTATTCGTCCTCCATTGTAGATGGAAATGAACTGTTTGTACCGCTGGATGGTCTGGTTGATTTTGACAAGGAACGAGAGCGTATCCAAAAAGAGATTGACCGTTTGGAAGGATTTTTATCGGGTATAGAAAAGAAGCTGGCAAATAAAGGCTTCATCAATAATGCCCCGGAAAACGTTGTTGAGCTGGAGAAAAAGAAGAAAGCCGACACGGAAGACAGCCTCGCTAAACTGCGGGAACAACTTAAAGATTTTGAAGAATAA